The sequence TTAAACCACGTAAATTTAAGAACGAGTATTCTTCCCTAGATAATTTTTGCACTTCAAAACCAACAGCCTCAAACATTTTACGCACTTGGCGATTTCGGCCTTCATGAATTGTAATCTCTACAATAGCTTTATCTTTCGTTTTGTCAGATGAACGTACTTTTACTTTTGCTGGTGCCGTTTTGCGACCATCAATCACCACACCGCGTTCTAACTGACGAATCACTTCTCGTTCAGGAATACCTTTAATTCGTGCAATATATGTTTTGGAAACTTCATTTTTCGGATGCATTAGCAAGTTAGCGAAATCCCCGTCATTGGTCATTAATAACAAACCAGAAGTATCATAGTCAAGTCGTCCTACGGGATAGAGTCTCTCAGGAATATCTGCAAAATAATCCGCTACAGTTGTACGACCTTTATCATCTGTTACAGCCGATACCGTTCCTCTTGGTTTATAAAAAAGGAAATAGCGGTGTTCTTCTTTTGTTAGTTGAATTCCCTCTACTTCAATGCGCTCAGTACCGCTAACTTTCACACCTAACTCGGTGACTACTTTACCGTTCACTGTTACTTTACCTTCTTGAATAAGCTTTTCTGCTTTTCTTCTTGAAGTAATACCTGCGTTCGCAATCACTTTTTGTAAACGTTCCATTCTTATTCCTCCTCCTGTTCTTTACTTTGGTTAAACCGGTCAAAAAACAGGTCCATTTCATTCTGATCTGGTTCTTCTGCGGCTGGATCAGCAAGCTTTGGTAAATCCTCTAGAGAATTTAAGCCAAATGCATCTAAAAATTCACTTGTAGTAACGTAAAGTTTTGCTCGGCCAGCTCCATCCACACGACCTTTATCTGTTACAAGTCCTTTGGCTACTAAGGTTCTGATTGGACCATCTGTTTGAACGCCGCGAACCTCATCCACTTCCATTCTTGTCACTGGTTGACGATACGCAATAATCGCTAAAGTCTCTAACGATGCTTGCGACAAAACGGTGTTGCTTGGAACTTCAACTAGCTTACGTAAATAATCTGCATGGGCTTTTTTCGTAGCTAATTGAAACGTCCCTGCAAGCTCTAAAAGAATCAGTCCTCTATCAGCACTTCCATTATATCGTTCACTTAAAAGCTCTAATAAATTGAGCGCTTCAATATGCGTGATTTCCATGACTTCGGTTAATTGTTCCGTTGAAAGTCCTGCATCTCCTGCTGCAAAAAGCAAGCTCTCTAATATGCCTAATTGTTCTTCTCTGTTCACGATAGTTCTTCCCCTTTACCTTGCACATATAAATCCGCAAAACTTTCCGCTTGTTCTACTTCGACCAATTTTCGTTTCATTAATTCTAGCAAAGCCAAAAATGTAACGACAAGTTGTTCTTTCGTTTGTTCTTCAAACAGCTCATCAAATCGTAAGCGGTGATTGACTTGTTGATGTAATTTCCCTAAAACAGCATCCATTCTTTCATCAATGGAGATTTCCTGCGTAGTAATTCGTGTATGCAGCGGTTTATTTAACTTTTTACGTCGCAGCATTTTGTTAAAAGCGCTTAACATATCGTTTAATGATACATCGAGTTCTGCTACTTTTGTCCCGTCATCATATGCTGCTAAATCCATTGGTGGCTTACTGAAATAAAAGCTTCGTTCCGCCTCTTTTTCTTTTAGTTCTTTGGCGGCTTCTTTAAAGCGTTTGTATTCCATTAGTTTTTCAACTAAAGCGTCACGAGGATCCTCTTCCTCTTCTAGTGTATCATAGTCGATTTCCAGTTCTTGTTTTGGTAGGAGCATTTTACTTTTGATTGCCAGTAAAGTTGCTGCCATCACTAAATATTCGCTGGCAACATCTAATTCCATTTCTTGCATTGTATGAACAAATTCCATATATTGGTCCGTAATTTCAGCCATGGGGATGTCATAAATATCGACTTCTAGTTGTCCAATTAAATGAAGAAGTAAGTCAAGCGGTCCTTCAAATGCGTCCACTTTAAAATTCATTTCTACCATATTTGTCCCGCCCTACTATAATGAAAGATCATTTTGCACTAAATTTTCATATGTTTCGCGGGCAACGATTAATTTATCGATTCCGTTTTCCACAAAAACAACTGGTGGTCTTGGGATACGGTTATAGTTACTTGCCATTGCATAACCATAGGCTCCTGTACAAAATACTGCCAAAACTTCACCGGCGTTTGATTTTGGTAGTGGTAAATCCCATATTAACATATCACCAGACTCACAACATTTTCCTGCGATAGCCACTGTTTCTTCTGCGACTTTCTCTGGGTTTGCAGCAAGAACAGCATCATAGTGGGCATCATATAACGCTGGGCGAATATTATCAGACATGCCCCCATCCACCGCAATATAGTTCCGAATTCCCGGAACTTCTTTTCGCGATCCAACTTTATAAAGTGTTGTTCCTGCTTCACCAACAAGCGAACGCCCTGGTTCAATCCAAATTTCAGGAATGTCAATATCGTTACTATCCGCCACATCCCGCACTTCATCCATAATTTGACGTACGTATTCGCTAGGTTCAAGCGGCTCGTCCTCCGCCGTATAACGTACACCGAAACCGCCACCAAGATTAAGTACTTTGGAATCAAACCCTAGAGTTTGGTGCCATTCAACTAGTTTATCCATAATACGTCGAGCCGCTAATTTAAAACCAGTTGTTTCAAAAATTTGCGACCCAATATGACAGTGGAGTCCAATTAAATCAAAGGATGCACTTGCATGAAGTACTTGTTTAATCGCTTTTTCAGCCTGTCCATTTGTAAGTCCAAATCCAAATTTCGAATCATCTTGACCTGTTAAAATATAGTCATGTGTATGCGCTTCTATCCCTGGTGTCACGCGAATTAAAACCGAAGCCTTTTCATTTCGTTCTATTAATATATCTTCTAATAAACTAATTTCATAATAATTATCAATAACAAAACAACCGATGCCATAATCAAGCGCCATATGTATTTCTTCTGCACTTTTATTATTTCCGTGAAAATGAATTCTTTCAGGAGGGAAATTTGCTTTTATTGCCGTATAAAGTTCTCCACCTGATACAACATCGAGCGATAAGCCTTCTTCAGCCATCAGCTGATAAATCGCTACTGCAGAAAATGCTTTACTCGCATAAGCTACTTGCGCTTTTACGCCTAGCTCCTCGAATGTCTTCTTAAATCCTCTTGCTCGGTCACGGATTAGCGCTACATCATAAACGTAAAGTGGCGTCCCATATTTTTCAGTAAGCTTTAAAGTGTCCACCCCTCCAATTTCGAGATGTCCTTCTGCATTTACATTCATTGTTCCAAGCCGTTCAAACGTCACGCCAATCCCACCTTTACATTATAGATTTTTAAAAGTTCTTTTATATAGTAGCACACTAAGAAGCCGAGCGACAATAACTATCTGAAAATATTATCAAATACGTAAAAAACTCAGCCCAAATCTATTATCTCCTTGCTTCAGAAAATAACAAATTTGGGCTGAGATTAGCTACCATTTATTCTAAGAAATTTTAGCGACAATCGCTTTTACATATTGTAAAAACGTGCTGCGGACTTGATCTGTTGTTTCAATAACTTCCGTATGAGAAAGTGGTTGATCCAAAATTCCGGCTGCCATATTCGTAATACAAGAAATACCTAGCACGCGTAATCCAGCATGGTTAGCAATGATAACTTCCGGTACAGTGGACATCCCAACTGCATCTGCTCCAAGCGTACGCATCATTTGGATTTCAGCAGGTGTTTCGTAAGTTGGACCGCTAAATCCAGCATAAACACCTTCACGGATAGTTAGATTAAGTTCTTGAGCAATAAGTCTAGCATCCACACGTAGAGCTAAATTATACGCCTCAGACATATCTGGGAAACGCGGCCCAAAATGCTCATCATTTGGTCCAATAAGCGGGTTCGTTCCAGTAAAGTTGATGTGATCAGAAATCAACATTAAGTCTCCAGCAGAGTATAATTCATTTACGCCACCAGCCGCATTCGTCACAACAAGCACTTCTACACCAAGTTCTTTCATAACACGAACTGGGAAAGTAACATCTTGCATCGAATAGCCTTCATAAAAGTGGAAACGTCCTTGCATTGCCACAACTTCTTTATTCTCTAACTCACCAAAAACAAATTGCCCCGCGTGTCCTTCAACTGTCGAAACAGGAAAATGTGGAATTTCACCATAAGAAAGTTTTGTTGGATTGTTTACTTCATCCGCAAGTACACCTAAACCAGAACCAAGAATCAAACCAATTTTTGGTGTACCGTTGTAACTTTCTCTAATTTTTGCAACTGCTTCATTTACTTTTTCTAAACTCATTTTTGTTCCTCCCTTTTCCTATTTCAAGTCTTTTAAGAAACTTGTTCCATATTCTGGCATTTTCACGTCAAAATTATCCGCAACTGTCGCGCCAAGATCGGCAAATGTTTTGCGTAATTCTAATTCTGAACCGCCATTTTTAAAGCGTGGTGAGTATACAAGTAATGGTACAAACTCACGTGTGTGGTCTGTGCCAGAGTACGTTGGGTCATTTCCGTGATCAGCTGTAATTATTAAAAGATCATCCTCTGTTAGTTTTTCCATTACTTCTACTAAACGACCATCAAAATCAACAAGCGCATCTGCGTAACCTTGTGGATCACGACGGTGTCCGAAAAGCGCATCAAAATCTACTAAATTCAAGAAACTCATACCGTTAAAATCTTTATCTAATACAGCGATAAATTGATCCATTCCGTCCATATTTGATTTCGTACGGATAGACTCTGTAACACCTTCACCATCAAAAATATCAGAAATTTTACCAATGGCAATCACATCTTTACCGCCTTCTTTTAAAGCATCCATTACTGTTGGCTTAAATGGTTTTAGTGCATAGTCATGACGATTTGGCGTTCTAACAAACGCACCTGGTTCTCCAACAAACGGGCGAGCAATAATACGACCAAGCATGTACGGGTCATCTAGTGTAATTTCACGACAAAATTCACAGATTTCATACAGTTCTTCTAAAGGAACTACATCTTCATGGGCTGCAATTTGTAAAACGGAGTCCGCTGATGTATAAACAATGAGCGCACCTGTTTTCACATGCTCTTCTCCAAGTTCCGCCATAATTTCTGTTCCGCTCGCTGGTTTATTTCCAATTACTTTACGTCCTGTTTTTTCTTCAATTTGGTTGATTAAATCGTCTGGAAATCCATCTGGGAATACGCGGAAAGGTGTGTCAATGTATAAGCCCATGATTTCCCAGTGACCAGTCATTGTATCTTTACCGTTCGAAGCTTCTTGCATTTTTGTATAGTAAGCAAGTGGTTTTTCTGCTTTTTTAATTCCATCGATTTCTCGAATATTCGATAAACCTAATTTGCCCATTTCAGGCATGTTTAGTCCGCCGACATGTTTAGCAATATGTCCAAATGTATCTACATCAAAATCACCAAATTTAGCAGCATCTGGTGCTTCTCCAATACCAACGGAATCCATTACAACAACATGTACTCTTTTAAATTTATCTGGCATATTTACTCATCCTTTTCAACTATATTTTTTAAGCACGTGGGTGGAACTGTTTGTATACATCTTTTAGCCGCAGCTTTGTTACGTGTGTATAAATTTGTGTAGTGGAGATATCGGCGTGACCAAGGAGTTCTTGTACCGATCTTAAATCAGCTCCATTTTCAAGTAAATGGGTGGCGAATGAATGACGCAAAGTATGCGGTGTAATCTGCTTTTCAATACCCGATTCTTTCGCAATACCTTTTAAAATCTTCCAGAAACCTTGTCTCGTAAGTCCTTGACCGTGATGATTTAAAAACACAAAATCATTTCGGTATTTTGGCCTGCGAAGTTTTGGTCTCGCTTCCTCTAAATACTTCTCTAACACAGTAGTTGCTGTTTTCCCAAGCGGAATAATTCGTTCTTTATCTCCTTTACCAATCGTTTGAATAAAACACATATGAAGATGTAAATCGTCCATTTTCAGACTGACAAGTTCCGTTACACGAAGCCCTGTCGCATATAAAATTTCCATCATCGCTTGATCCCTTAATCCAAGTGGTGCACTCGTATCAGAGGAACTAAGTAATTTCTCCACATCATCTAGGTTCAAAACTTTTGGTAATCCTTGCGCTTGTTTCGGCGTTTCAATTTGAATCATTGGGTCATGTGACATTTTCCCATCGTGCATTAAATAATGAAAGAAAGATCGTAGTGAAGCAATATATCGCGCCACACTTCTCGCTGATTTCCCTTCTTGTCTTGCAAATGCCATAAAACCAACTATATCGCTGCGTTCAAGTGTATTCGGATCTGTTAATCCCTTTGATACATCCATATAAGAAACAAAATAGCGTAAATCTCGTTCATAAGCTTTGATTGTATTCGCGGATAATCCTCTCTCTACAATTAAAAAATGTAAAAAATCCTCAATTAAATCATTCATAAGCGTTTCCTCCACAAATCCTATTCTACCATGTTACACTTCCACTGAAAACGTTTAATTAATAGAAAAAGACTTATAATACTTTTCACGCAATTCAGTCCATCTTTTTTACCATAAAAAAAAGTTTGAGATAAATTATCCCAAACTCTTGTATTATTCTTTTTTAGATTTTTGTCTGCAGTCTGCACAAATCCCTTGGAAAGTCAGACGATGATCTTTAACAAGAAAGTTCCACTTCGATTCGACGATTTTCTCCACATCTTCTAACAAGTCTTCTTGGATTTCTTCTACAGAACCGCACTCCAAACAGACTAAATGATGATGAAAATGTTTGGCGCCTTCTTGTCTCAAGTCATATCGAGAAACGCCGTCCCCAAAATTGATTTTATCAACCACGCGTAATTCTGTTAAAAGCTCCAACGTTCTATAAACAGTTGCAAGGCCAGTGTCGGGTGCAATATCTTTCACATGCAAGAAAACTTCCTCCGCACTTAAATGATCCTTTTCATTTTCCAGTAAAACGCGAACAGTGGCTTCCCGCTGTGGGGTTAATTTATAACTAGCATCATGAAGTTGTGCTTTAATGCGTCCAATACGACCTTCCATTATGGTTCCTCCCTTGGTTGCTATCACAAGTTGTCTTTCTATATTATCATTATTATCATTTAACAATAAATACAGTTTATAATAATTATAAATAAAATGCAAGTTAGGAATTCAGTTTTCGCTGTTAAAATAGCATGTATTCAATTCCTATTGCTTATGTTTACTAAGATATCATAAAAGTAATAGGCTGTCTACAATGATTATCAATTACTAACTAATTTCTCGTTATCAATAATAATTATTATTTAGCTTTTGCAAGCAAGAACAAGAAATACGGTGCACCGATAATCGCCACAACGATACCTGCAAATATTTCAGAAGGTTGAATAATCAATCGTCCAATCGTATCTGCAAGCAATAACAATAGCCCACCAGAAAGCGCCGCCGTTACCATCACCCAACGATGTGCAGAGCCAACCAACTTTCTAGCAATATGCGGACCAATCAGACCAATAAAGGCAATGCCGCCACTAACGGATACACAGGCAGCTGCCAAACCAACTGCTACTATTAAAAGCACAAATTTTTCTCGCTCGACCCGAACCCCCAGCCCAGTAGCTACTTGGTCTCCAAAAGAGAGCACATCCAACGTCTTT comes from Listeria monocytogenes and encodes:
- a CDS encoding pseudouridine synthase: MERLQKVIANAGITSRRKAEKLIQEGKVTVNGKVVTELGVKVSGTERIEVEGIQLTKEEHRYFLFYKPRGTVSAVTDDKGRTTVADYFADIPERLYPVGRLDYDTSGLLLMTNDGDFANLLMHPKNEVSKTYIARIKGIPEREVIRQLERGVVIDGRKTAPAKVKVRSSDKTKDKAIVEITIHEGRNRQVRKMFEAVGFEVQKLSREEYSFLNLRGLNAGERRELSHHEVKQLKTEARFGKNKK
- the scpB gene encoding SMC-Scp complex subunit ScpB, coding for MNREEQLGILESLLFAAGDAGLSTEQLTEVMEITHIEALNLLELLSERYNGSADRGLILLELAGTFQLATKKAHADYLRKLVEVPSNTVLSQASLETLAIIAYRQPVTRMEVDEVRGVQTDGPIRTLVAKGLVTDKGRVDGAGRAKLYVTTSEFLDAFGLNSLEDLPKLADPAAEEPDQNEMDLFFDRFNQSKEQEEE
- a CDS encoding segregation/condensation protein A produces the protein MVEMNFKVDAFEGPLDLLLHLIGQLEVDIYDIPMAEITDQYMEFVHTMQEMELDVASEYLVMAATLLAIKSKMLLPKQELEIDYDTLEEEEDPRDALVEKLMEYKRFKEAAKELKEKEAERSFYFSKPPMDLAAYDDGTKVAELDVSLNDMLSAFNKMLRRKKLNKPLHTRITTQEISIDERMDAVLGKLHQQVNHRLRFDELFEEQTKEQLVVTFLALLELMKRKLVEVEQAESFADLYVQGKGEELS
- the lysA gene encoding diaminopimelate decarboxylase — its product is MTFERLGTMNVNAEGHLEIGGVDTLKLTEKYGTPLYVYDVALIRDRARGFKKTFEELGVKAQVAYASKAFSAVAIYQLMAEEGLSLDVVSGGELYTAIKANFPPERIHFHGNNKSAEEIHMALDYGIGCFVIDNYYEISLLEDILIERNEKASVLIRVTPGIEAHTHDYILTGQDDSKFGFGLTNGQAEKAIKQVLHASASFDLIGLHCHIGSQIFETTGFKLAARRIMDKLVEWHQTLGFDSKVLNLGGGFGVRYTAEDEPLEPSEYVRQIMDEVRDVADSNDIDIPEIWIEPGRSLVGEAGTTLYKVGSRKEVPGIRNYIAVDGGMSDNIRPALYDAHYDAVLAANPEKVAEETVAIAGKCCESGDMLIWDLPLPKSNAGEVLAVFCTGAYGYAMASNYNRIPRPPVVFVENGIDKLIVARETYENLVQNDLSL
- a CDS encoding purine-nucleoside phosphorylase; the encoded protein is MSLEKVNEAVAKIRESYNGTPKIGLILGSGLGVLADEVNNPTKLSYGEIPHFPVSTVEGHAGQFVFGELENKEVVAMQGRFHFYEGYSMQDVTFPVRVMKELGVEVLVVTNAAGGVNELYSAGDLMLISDHINFTGTNPLIGPNDEHFGPRFPDMSEAYNLALRVDARLIAQELNLTIREGVYAGFSGPTYETPAEIQMMRTLGADAVGMSTVPEVIIANHAGLRVLGISCITNMAAGILDQPLSHTEVIETTDQVRSTFLQYVKAIVAKIS
- the deoB gene encoding phosphopentomutase; protein product: MPDKFKRVHVVVMDSVGIGEAPDAAKFGDFDVDTFGHIAKHVGGLNMPEMGKLGLSNIREIDGIKKAEKPLAYYTKMQEASNGKDTMTGHWEIMGLYIDTPFRVFPDGFPDDLINQIEEKTGRKVIGNKPASGTEIMAELGEEHVKTGALIVYTSADSVLQIAAHEDVVPLEELYEICEFCREITLDDPYMLGRIIARPFVGEPGAFVRTPNRHDYALKPFKPTVMDALKEGGKDVIAIGKISDIFDGEGVTESIRTKSNMDGMDQFIAVLDKDFNGMSFLNLVDFDALFGHRRDPQGYADALVDFDGRLVEVMEKLTEDDLLIITADHGNDPTYSGTDHTREFVPLLVYSPRFKNGGSELELRKTFADLGATVADNFDVKMPEYGTSFLKDLK
- the xerD gene encoding site-specific tyrosine recombinase XerD translates to MNDLIEDFLHFLIVERGLSANTIKAYERDLRYFVSYMDVSKGLTDPNTLERSDIVGFMAFARQEGKSARSVARYIASLRSFFHYLMHDGKMSHDPMIQIETPKQAQGLPKVLNLDDVEKLLSSSDTSAPLGLRDQAMMEILYATGLRVTELVSLKMDDLHLHMCFIQTIGKGDKERIIPLGKTATTVLEKYLEEARPKLRRPKYRNDFVFLNHHGQGLTRQGFWKILKGIAKESGIEKQITPHTLRHSFATHLLENGADLRSVQELLGHADISTTQIYTHVTKLRLKDVYKQFHPRA
- the fur gene encoding ferric iron uptake transcriptional regulator; this translates as MEGRIGRIKAQLHDASYKLTPQREATVRVLLENEKDHLSAEEVFLHVKDIAPDTGLATVYRTLELLTELRVVDKINFGDGVSRYDLRQEGAKHFHHHLVCLECGSVEEIQEDLLEDVEKIVESKWNFLVKDHRLTFQGICADCRQKSKKE